The following nucleotide sequence is from Glycine max cultivar Williams 82 chromosome 9, Glycine_max_v4.0, whole genome shotgun sequence.
AAACGTGGATCTGCTCCTGGGTCAAAGGGAAAGAAGCACAAACCTGTAAGTTGGCTGTATTATATACTTTAGAGAgctcttattttctttgttaataTGTTCTCTGAGTTTAGGTTTGGCAACCTTATTGTGTTTTGTTCTTTCATTTGCAGGGTCAAATATTACCTGGTGTATCTTCAATGAAGCAGTATCCTTCGTCAGGACCAGGTGGAAGGAATCAGGTACCTAATAGAGCTGCCATGGGTGAGCATGCCGAGGGAGCATCATTTGATTCGTTGGTTGGTAGGAGAGTGCGGACAAAGTGGCCTGACGACAATAACTTCTATGAAGCTGTTATCACGAACTACAATCCAGCTGATGTATTTACTGCCCTGAAATACTTGGGAGTTTGTTTTCCATTAATATGTAGCTTAAACGTTTACTTGTGTTCCTAACTTTTCAGGGACGACATAATCTGGTCTATGACATGGGGAGTGCAAATGAAACATGGGAATGGGTTAATCTATCAGAGGTATATCTGTCCTCCTATTGGTGGTAACTCATTTAATCTGCCTATTGATTATTCTTTTAAACTTGTTGgtactttttaagttttttttataacacttGATATAAGATGGATGATGAATATTACATAATTGGAGTActcttttttgtgttttaaaCATTTGAGTATTTTTATTCCTTGCTATTGTGGCTGCTATACTGTATAGTTAAAGAGTGTAAATATGCTGGTTGGCTGCAGTAGGTTGAAAACTTAATGATAACGCATAGAGAGCAAAATTAGAGGGTAGCTGCACTGTATTGAAAAAGATTTGTGAAAATCCCAAGGCTATGTTTTGGACTGTAGATAGCTAATGACTGGTGGAATGGAATGAACTTATGAACTAAAATTTCTATACCATTGTTATGATAAAGTGGAGTAAAAGTTTCTATTTCATTGTTTGGGAAGTGAATGGAATAGTaatccttatttttattattagtagtattattagtattattactattattataccATCCCTTACCCTCAAATTGGGTGAAAGAAAAATAGGAGGATTGGATGTAGTGAGAATGCAGTACATTCCATCAGGTTCCATTTCATTTCATCCTAACATTTCAAATATCATTCCATACCACTCATCCTAACATTTCATCCTAGcacttcatttcatttttttccatcaATTCAAACATGAGCTATAGAGACTTAAAACACCTAATTTAGATCTTCCAGGTGCACTTTAGCCTTTAATGGGATAATTTAGGGAATTCCTTACACGGAAACAAATTAAGGGTTTCCATCCATTTATTCATCAACACGTCTGCTATAGCAGCTATTCTTTATACGTGATGGGTGCTACACTGAAACGGCATGAGACATTCATCTAGGATAGAGGACTCTGcttttttatagtatttttcttttcttatcaaGACTTCTCTATCTTTAATTTGGCAGTTCAggtgtgtttggataaactgAAATTCCAGTACTTAATTCAGTGCTGAATTTATACTGAAgatataaaaacatattaagcACTGAATTTGTAAACGTtagaaatattttcattttaaatgctGAAATTGTGTTTGAAGGAAATTATGAGcagttaatataataaataggaAACAGGAATATACTAAATGCTGAGTACAGAGAGAAACAAACAATATTttgatttggtttgattttggtAAGATGGATGGATTGATCTTCCTATGTATTTTCAATGTTTGATAAAATCTAGAAcatggttttaaaaattttagtctTGCTGTTGATATGTTTAACACTTGTTAATATATTGTTTTTGCTAATTCAGATGCAGTATTTTAACTGCAGATATCTCCTGAAGATATTCAGTGGGTAGGTGAGGATCCTGGAATCAATCATCGTGGGGGTTTTGGGGGCCCTGGTCATGGGATGAATAGGTCTGTTGGACGAGATGGTGTTCCAGGAGCTGGAAGAGGTAGAGGAGCAGCAAAGGGGCAATCCAGAAAAGATTTTTTGTCATCACAGAATGGCATAGGAAAGAAGGCGCCTGATGATATACAAATACTTCACACAGACACACTAATCAAGGAGGTAATAGAAAACAGTTCAATCAAAAAATTCTTTGATTTATATAGTTTGATCTTTGATAGCTTAAATTGATAaagcattaattaaaatataatgctGAGCCCTAATCACATACAATATAGCTTTTCACTTGCTGTGTCAAACAAAAGTTTCCCAGAGTATTCTCTTTCTGCATACTGCAACTCCTTCTGCCTAATTACAAATATACCCTTATACATATCTGCTATCAGTTATTTTCTATGAATAACTTCAAAGAGACAGTTTTTATTCTAATATAGAACTAATATGGAACAGTTAATGCAAGATAAGTTATTTTCTATCACATTCTAAAAATACACAAATGCTCATTAGAGTTATTTATTAGTTCCTTTCAATCCTTTATTCAATATATTAAGTTTCTGGCAAACTTTACAGGTGGAGAAGGTATTCAGTGCAAATCACCCTGATCCCCTTGAAGTTGAGAAAGCAAAGAAAGTATTGAAGGTAAGGGGACAATTAGATTTTCTTTGCTATTATATGTACGGAAAGCTAttgacttatttattttttttgcaaatggAGTGGATATGTCTgatctttatttcatttaatgcAGGATCATGAGCAAGCTCTTATTGATGCAATTGCAAGACTTAATGATCTTTCTGATGGTGAAAGTGGTACATCTCAGTTTCAGTATCTCATTGCAGTACTTCTGCTTTTTGTTTTATCCTAAATAGCCCTGTTAATGGTAGTATTTAATTGTGGGTAGCTGTGTGGAGCAGTCAACTCCAAAATTGCTACAGTGGTATAGCAGATCGTAGAGTGGCCGCTCCACTGAAGGCAGCTTTTAGAATGAGAATACttagaaaaatgtgaaaaacacaactaagaatcctaatagttttaaatttagTACCATAaacaaatgaacaacaataatgaaatttcAATACTCCAAAAAAACCCATCATGTTATCATAACCAAATCAGTGACTGTTTAGATTAACTTATTTtgatgaaataatatatattttttccaagCTTCCTAAGCAGcttttgaagaaaatgaaaaacccCAAAAAAGCAATACCAAACGTGAATTTCCAAAAATGTGATGCCCTTTTCTTtcttgaataaatttttaattcaaaaaatgtgATGTTTGGCATTCCTGTGTAGATCATGTTTGTAATTATCTTAAGGGCAGAAGATGGATTTGGGGTTGTAGCATAGAGGAAACTGtagaagcaaaaacaaaatggAGGAAAAGCTTGAAAGGTAGGGAGAGAACATCCATCCAGTGATTAGTGCATTTGGGGGCTTTGGGCAGGGAGATTTGCAGACCCTCAAAGTTCTGCACTCTTTTGTTTCATTGTTTTGTGAATGATTCTCACCTCTGTAGTTGAGCTTTATCCCTATTTCTATGTAATAGAAGTCTTAGTTTCCACCAAATACTTTATTAAACAAGATAGGGCACATTTGGGTGCCTTATGGGTTATGAGCACTTCAATTGGAAGAGGGATACGGCTTTTTCATGAACCTGCTGTCAAAACAGAGCTAAACAGCCATAGTGGGACTTAGCCGGAGAAGAGGTGGTATGGCTGGAAAAAGGGTAGATGGGCTTGGTTAAAAGATGTCTGGGCTGTGGGGTTTCTCCTATCAGAGGGCATAGATTTTGCCCGGTTGTTGTAATGGCTGCATAGctgcattttttgtttgtttgtttataaGATCCTGGACATCTTATTGCTTATGCCATGATGGCAAATATATGATGCCTCACCTGTAGCTTCCAGAGGCCATGGTGCAATGTGTCATAATGTGCCATAGCATCGTGAATCATTGCAATTGATCACTGCTCTAAATTAAATAGAGGGGACATTATTTTGGTATTGAATAAAGGTCTATTTGATTTCccattcataaataaattggaAGGTACAAGTACAACACTACATTTCTGAGCAtgcaatttgatttgattttcacTTAGAATGGTAGTCTGTCCTGTTAGAGATGTTGACAACTATAAAACTAGTTTGTTAATATATGTCTAAGGATGTATCGACTGACAAGTGACAACATGAAAATAGGAAGGCCAGTGGTAATGTAGTGCGATGTaaagttttttatgttcccttcaTTATGTACGAGTGCTCAAAATTTATTTCTGGGTTTGTAAACGCATTTCACTTCAACCTCCATTCTACATCAATGTggttattttcatttcaaactTCCCTCCTTCCCAAGAGCCATCTCAAACAAGCATGGCTCAGTGGTAATAAAGTTGAGGTGAGGATATGAAATGGTATTGTAATACAAGTATGATGCAGGATGGAAATGGAAGTATGGCATACTACATCCAATTTTTCCACCATTTCGGCATACACAATCATTACGGGGATGATACATAGACATCCACCGTTTTGCAGTATCGATGTTTCTTAGGATGGTtggttcttttaaaaattaaataaaagtaatgtCAATAAAACAATGAAACATAAATGCATTTTACCACATTCTGTACTATTCAAATTAAACAGAGTGATTAATTCTCGAACCATTTCTCGTTTATCAAACCAATCTTGATGTTCTTATTGTTTTTACAGATGGGGCTGGGGCTGCCCACCATTTCTCACATGCTCAATCAATGGATCGAGAGTGATGAGCACCTGTTAATTTGTACAATGAGCAGAGGAGGCATTAAGATAGCATAATTCTGGAAAAGGGTGTATTTCTATTGTATTATCACATAAAGATTATTACCCTCTAACAGTTTATAGCTGTAGGCATGGTTCTTGTGGATTAGGCATTATGTAGGATGGCAAATATTGTAGTTtggtaataattatttatttcagtTTGAAAGTTGACCTAGGACCAGCTGATGATACTTGTATAATTCTGTTTCATTAGTGATTAGTGTGTGGTAGTGTATAAATTCTTGTATTTGATGTCTCAAATTGGTGTCCAGTCCTCATGTTTACTCGTCCTTTTAAGTTTGTTTCTAATTGACATGTGAATCCTAATGTTAAAACTGTCGTTATTTTCTTAGTAGTAGGGTGACTCTTAGTCGGATCCGGATCCTCTACATTCCCATGGTGGCTGGTGCAGTTGCAAATAAATCTAaccatcaaattttataaaatttaattttaaatataaaagtatgtaagaaaataaattgaatggCCGGGATTTATGCCGTTCCACTTGTAACTGCAGAGGATCATCAAAGTCCCTCTTAAGTCTTCACATTTCACTTTGTTGATTTGACTATTCTAATTctcttttagaagaaaaaaattcaataaggggattatttaaaatacaatttttttttctaaaatataagtaaattataattatttgtcttatttgatgatattattttaaaaatattcttcaatataagatttataatttatattaagttCTACCGAAGGATAATTTAGAATAAgatgttttaaattaaaaatggcatgatttaagttaattttcttAACAAgtgtgaaattaatttatatatatatatataaatgagaatGGAGGGAATATAAAACTAAAGTTAGTCAtatgttcttttaaaaaaaaaaaaaaaaaataggtcatATGCAGTCATTAATTAGAAAGTCAATGCttgatattttaatacttttgtgGTATATATCAATTacgtagtattttttttcttttctctaaaGTAAGATATTTACTCCAAAGGATCGGACCTCCACTTTTTAGATCCGCTTAGAGCCATTGAATATGATAATTGCCCATCGGTAATACATGCAAATgtattgttaataaaataatccaTAATTCATACAAATGTATTTTGGATTACTCAATCTAGTATTATGGTATTCGAATTTGATCACTATTTCCATTTCACAATGGTCATGCTCTTCGACTCCTTCCATCATGCGTCTCCTTTCCGCCAAGCTCCCACACTACGTTGGCCTCATGCTCAGACTCGTCGCCTCCACGAGAAGGTGCGATGCAGTGAAGAGAAAGATAAAGAGAAGATGAGGGTGAGGTGGATGGTTCCACCGACTACATCACATTAACGTCGTCTCTAGTGGGTGGAGTAAAATACTTCCAAGGAACATAATAGTCAATTTTGGTTTCTTCTTTTAGCATATGGGCGCACcaggcaaaaaaaaaacttggtcaTTATTGCATTACCTTGTATTATTGAATTGAAAcctggtaatttttttttacttaaatatgttattttatctaagcaaatattcaatttttatgtttattttctaataaattattattttacgtTAAATCtctaataacataataattttatttatgatcagtaatattttttaatctttgataagttgataaattttatatttactctctaataaaaaagtttatttgtaattaaaaatatattaaaatattttttatatatgagaaTCGAATATATGGAGTTGCTTTGGGTATCAATAGATTTGTTGGTACACCCGacaaattttttaagatttgcATTATACCCTTCCCTTATAAGTAgtgctttttcttcttcacttttgtTCATGCgaccttgtttttatttttccttcatcGTCATTCTCGTGAGAGGTGTTCCATGAGAGTTTGTCGTTTATTCTTGTGTCCTTTTTGGTTGAGGTGCATTGTTTATGGTGGTTCGTCGACAAGTGGTGGTTGTGGTAGTGATTAGTTTGGCCATCAACGACAAAGGTAAGttgttgatttgatttttttttttttcgcgtAATACTTACAGATTGATAATCCTtaagttatattaaatttacGGATTAATAATATGtaagttttatataacttaaGTATTGACAATATGTAAAAAACTTatagattgacaatccgtaagtttcatACAGATTAGCAATccgtaattttttaaaaaaatttatttattatttttataaatttattttattgtttaattagaaaaaattagaattgttaattaaaaaaacttttaaatagatatatttaaaatactCATTTGAAAGTTACAACTcgtatagtttgaaagtgatattaatgtgaaaaaattttattgaaggagcacaatgtcaatagttatacaacaaacaaatttacaatgtaaGACATGTTTATCATTCTTCCATAAGAGACAATAATACTAAAATGCAACAACTAATAAAGTTTCTTCAACGagatcagtatattcattgaCATAGATTGAAAGATAAAGATGTTGTAGGTGACATATTTTGGAGTCAGTCAATTTAACCAATGCttgtaatttggtatttttgatAGGCATtacatacaaaacaaataggGACAAGTTGTTGTTTGGAGGGAGAAAGTCTATTGTTTGGGTTCTACAAAGGTTTTGAGGTTTTTTCCTCAAATGTGATGTATTCCCTGGAGTAATTATTACCAATAGAGAtctagcattgatgaatgcagtgaaaattttattctatgaGTTACTGATGATGGAGTGACTGCTAATGGCATTGGGGTACCATCAACAATCATGCCAGGATTTAAAGACACAAAATACTTAGGATCATATGATATATGATGTGATACTCCAAAATCAAGAATCCAAATGGATGAAGACATAGCTGACAAATTAGAGGAAGCAAAACCATTTAAGGAAAAGGCCGATGGCGATATGGCATATGACTGGGTaacaagaaattttttaaattgttctaCAAGATCAGCTACTTGAGAGGTGGCATCAAAAGTGTATTTGTGGCCAACACCAAGAATAGTGACAATATTGGAAGACGAAGTAGCAAAGACCGTTGAAGAAGCAGAGAGAACTCCTTTGTCAAAACCAGAGTCCAACTTCATCAACTACAACATCAACACTAGAAGAGGATGACGATGTAATATCATCCCACGAAGCCCCTCAAAATCATCCCAAAGTGCCATAAAAAACTGAACCAAGTGTTGTTGCTCTCTAAAGTCAGTATACGTTTTGAGATCTTGCAATTATGCGGGTTCATTAAGAGCCAAATGATCCGACAAATTAGACATAGCATAATAGAATTCTAAATGCTCATGTTACTCTGCTTAAGAGCTAGAATATCAATTTCCAACTAGTATTGTTTTGCAAAAATAGACTGTACATTTTCAAATGGTCCAAAACAAACTTAGCCAAATCATACTTTGCAAGTTGCATCCCCATTGAttgcaaaacaaaattattgatCCAATATATGTTAACTAAGGGCTGAGATAACTTCAGACTCGTCAGAGCCATGTGTACCATAttagttaacattttttaagagaCGATACTAAGACTTGAATgtattagtttcttttttattttaattttatgtgccACAAGCAGCTCTAAATAATCAAACGAATTCCCATATATGAAATCATAATGCCACGGTGGCTAGCTCAAGGCTAAACTATCAGAATTTTTTAATCCTGatgaatttatatatgtatatatataaaaaaaagaactgaGAAATGTCTGGTTGCTTGTGCaatctattatattttattgttgttactattattattattattgttgttgttgttgttgttgttgttgttattatgtaGGCTCTAGCTGAAGGTCCTTTTTTATGGTGTGATAATAGGAGTTAACACTGATATTTcctatctcttaattttttttgttgtcatgtatgttttctttattattattaatctgAATTGAGGACGGGTTTTTGAAGTTAGCTCACGCTCGCATGATCGCAATCCTTTGTCCCGTCCATTGTAGCATGTGTGTCGCCCAGggcatttcattttttgttttctttggcaCTCTTTCTTCAAGGTTGTCCTAAGTATTGCTTTAgaattctatttaattttattgtttattattattattattattattattattattattattattattattattattattattatgtaggtgCTAGCTAACTGCCCTTTTTTGCGTTGTGATGAGAGGAGTTAACGCTTATATTTcctatctcttaattttttttttgtcatgcatgttttctttgttgttgttattgctgttgttattattattatgtaggctCTAGCTTAACATCTTTTTTAGGTAGTGATGACAGGAGTTAATACTGATATTTcctatttcttaattttgttttgctgTCATGCATGTTTGTTGGCAAGATCATTGACAACTATTTCATTCACTACAAAGGACAAACCCAGACGATATTTTCTATTAGAAACACAACTCATCATTATGATTAATTCACAATGTCAAACACTTAATTTGGGATAAtgttgtaaataaatttataattttaaattagtttgttttcttctttttgtagaTGTATTTTGTGCCTATTTAATTTTGTCTCTTTCtgtaatgatattattattattattattattattattattattattattattattattattatgtaggctCTAGCTGAAGATCCTTTTTTACATTGTAACGACCGGGGTGAACAATGGAATTTTTCTTTGAGGTGTCTGGTGTGTGTAGGTGGTAATACACGCTTTCCTCATGTACTATCAAACATGTTGATTAagttagataaaataattttaatttaactacatgtctttaaatttaaatcttaaatatataatcataCTAAATATTTAGAGAAAGAATTTTACcatatataatcattttatcATCTATAAGTATAATCCACTAAATATTTCAATCCTAAAGGAATTTAACAGAAATACATTGTACTACCCAAATATTCACAGTGGTAAGTGGCTTGacatatatttatgaaaaaataataatacgtGTCGCGTGAATCTTAGATAATTCTCGATGAAGGAAAATGTTTTTCTCTTCAGGagatgtttttaaattaattcctaCATGTCACTGTTATGCAAATTCAAAAAACCTGACAAGGTAGATATACTGATGCATCGTGACTAATGTAAATAACATCCAAGTTCATGAgcttaagttgtttttgttctgTTATAACTTTGTATTCTGTAACTAAAGTAAGGTATGGTTCTTCAATTTTAGGAGATTCAATTATTTAGAGAAGATACATAAAGATTCAATATCATAAACTCtccaatatatatttcattttagtatATGTTTTTCTCAACTTTTTCTCCcatattcatttcattttctattattttcaaattttatccaTTTATTTATTCTACCTTTTGTGTGTTCatgttatttttgaaaaatttaacagcaaaaaaattaaaacaaaaaaaaacccttaTTTTACATTTGGTTATTGTTCCTTTAATTTACAAACAAAGTTTGTTATGCTTTTCTCAtgttaatacaaattatatatctataaaaaaaaactctaatctaaaagaaaaaggtttactCTTTACTCAAGTTCTCAATAATTATCAATCAACATTTCATTGAcgtgttctttttttcttaattatttctcatACAATCGATTCTTTTTTCCGAATTTTACTTTTAGCAATTCCAATGTTTGaagcaaaatgtttttgaattaGACCACAAATTAGAACAATTGAGGCATATCTAGCTCTTAGATAAACTGGACACGAGTCGAGACTATCAATGTGATTTCATAACAAGTTGATGCGTTTGAATAGCGgaataactataaaattaaaaataaaacagtaagaaaagatagaaaaaaaataaaaaaatgagtagaAAAACTTATTAGCTACCCGAGTGAATGGATACCAAAGTGGATGATTGACTCATTCCATACTAGAAAAAATCGCAGGAAATCTTTTGATCACACAGATTCCTATTTCTCAATGATATCAAGCCGCTGAATATTGGAAATAAGCTATAGCCCTAACCCCgataattatattgttataATAACGGTCTTCATTCCTATATTTTTCGTGGGTATGCATGGCTGATGACTTTGAACATCAAACTTATTATCAAtattaaatctattttaagttccACACTATctctcattttatatatatatgggagCAAGTGATCAAGGAATATAAGCACATACTATGCTTTAATTTCCTGTAAGAAATAATAAGACAAGGTCTAAATCACGCTTTTGTATGGATTGTCCAACCTATGAATGAATCAACACAATTAACTCTTATTcacaaaatcttaaaatatttatacataagtgatgctaatatattaataacaatctttaaattaaaattaaaaataatagataaaagattaaaactcaattataaatatgtggAGACAATGGTATAGCGGTTATTACAACTATAATTAAGCAGTGGTGTTGATGACGTTATTAATGATAGAGGAGGCAATGTAGCATTGATCTCTTAAGaagtatttataattaaattttaatttaaattatctattatttttaattatgatttagttattactattgtttgttctCATTCTCTTGTTATAagaactttttcattttaatcacccctatatatattataatttttttgctaAAACAATTAGAATTATTATCAATGAAAATTGTATAAGA
It contains:
- the LOC100790519 gene encoding protein EMSY-LIKE 3 isoform X1, which produces MDYEPYDSSGTDDDLPPTHQNRISRGGGGRLAGNGRSAVGSIPYPRMYGEIDMETQIHQLEQEAYSSVLRAFKAQADAITWEKESLITELRKELRLSNEEHRELLGRVNADDVIRRIREWRQAGGHQPGVLSTGQGLHDSIPSPTVSASRKKQKITPSVPPSRSFGGPSPPFHPQTLTAPHQPSSAAKRGSAPGSKGKKHKPGQILPGVSSMKQYPSSGPGGRNQVPNRAAMGEHAEGASFDSLVGRRVRTKWPDDNNFYEAVITNYNPADGRHNLVYDMGSANETWEWVNLSEISPEDIQWVGEDPGINHRGGFGGPGHGMNRSVGRDGVPGAGRGRGAAKGQSRKDFLSSQNGIGKKAPDDIQILHTDTLIKEVEKVFSANHPDPLEVEKAKKVLKDHEQALIDAIARLNDLSDGESDHVCNYLKGRRWIWGCSIEETVEAKTKWRKSLKDGAGAAHHFSHAQSMDRE
- the LOC100790519 gene encoding protein EMSY-LIKE 3 isoform X2, coding for MDYEPYDSSGTDDDLPPTHQNRISRGGGGRLAGNGRSAVGSIPYPRMYGEIDMETQIHQLEQEAYSSVLRAFKAQADAITWEKESLITELRKELRLSNEEHRELLGRVNADDVIRRIREWRQAGGHQPGVLSTGQGLHDSIPSPTVSASRKKQKITPSVPPSRSFGGPSPPFHPQTLTAPHQPSSAAKRGSAPGSKGKKHKPGQILPGVSSMKQYPSSGPGGRNQVPNRAAMGEHAEGASFDSLVGRRVRTKWPDDNNFYEAVITNYNPADGRHNLVYDMGSANETWEWVNLSEISPEDIQWVGEDPGINHRGGFGGPGHGMNRSVGRDGVPGAGRGRGAAKGQSRKDFLSSQNGIGKKAPDDIQILHTDTLIKEVEKVFSANHPDPLEVEKAKKVLKDHEQALIDAIARLNDLSDGESDGAGAAHHFSHAQSMDRE